The Mastacembelus armatus chromosome 9, fMasArm1.2, whole genome shotgun sequence genome contains a region encoding:
- the piwil2 gene encoding piwi-like protein 2, with protein sequence MDPNQPPDRSGMTGVPLMGRGVLQHEEPPVGRSRGLLLFTEGPGVGRARGLPTPGNIPQGRGASLPITEPVVGRARGLHALPGDGGVGRARGLFFSVAEPKLGMAKGTVLPSAEPQHVQTPPCETTAQDLIQEMPTSATTEVDVPSHSEGSALVSMFRGMGIEPSVTSWGRGSLALGRGPMGDIGEVKLQGALQGASLGVISSPKSISQSEEVVGRISSFRGQGLSAQMMTGLGRASMPQLGVGRGRPLLPSFLPGHVKDPGSETQPSPYTHLSDTGTMPTTPGVLELSTVAPAKIEVEMEEIREPPKKAGTKGAPITISSNHIQILCKNEAVYQYHVTFTPNVESMGMRFGMMKEHRSTTGEVVAFDGSILYLPVKLNDVVVLKSLRRTDNEEIQIKIQMTKILPPNSDLCIPFYNVVLRRVMKIIGLKLVGRNHFDPESAVIVGKHRLQVWPGYSTSIKRTDGGLYLCVDVTHKVLRNDSVLDIMNILYQQSKENFQDECTKELIGSIVITRYNNRTYCIDDIDWKKSPKDTFTLMDGTTTTFVDYYSKNYGITIKEMDQPLLLHRPKERLKPGGKQVITGEILLVPELSFMTGIPEKMRRDFKAMKDLTMHINVSGQQHAESVKQLLKIINANSESVKELSQWGLEIGLEIIKINGRTLPLETICLQSSCFATTADASWSREIVRDASISSIPLNTWAIFYPQRCAEQAKELVSTFNKVARPMGLQLDRPITVELRDDRTETYVKSIHSHLSSKPNMQLVVCIMVGNRDDLYSAIKKLCCLKDPIPSQAINVRTIAQQQKLRSVAQKILLQINSKLGGELWTVSVPLKHLMVVGVDVHHDSSKAHQSVMGFVASMNSSLTRWYSRVTFQAPSEELIGGFCACLLAALQKYYEVNHNLPEKIVVYRDGVSDGQLKVVEQYEIPQMIKCFENFPSYEPKLVFIVVQKRIKTTLYAWNANSIESPPPGTVVDHTLTQKEWVDFYLMAHHIRQGCGLPTRYISLYNTTNLTPDHLQRLTFKMCHLYWNWPGTIRVPAPCKYAHKLAFLSGQYLHSEPAIQLSDKLFFL encoded by the exons ATGGATCCAAATCAGCCTCCTGACCGCAGTGGCATGACCGGCGTGCCTTTGATGGGGAGGGGAGTACTACAACATGAAGAGCCGCCTGTTGGACGTAGTAGAGGGCTGCTGCTCTTTACAGAAGGACCTGGTGTAGGACGAGCCAGGGGTTTACCTACTCCTGGTAATATCCCACAAGGACGAGGAGCAAGTCTGCCCATTACTGAACCTGTAGTTGGACGAGCTAGAGGGCTGCACGCGCTTCCTGGTGATGGAGGAGTTGGCCGAGCCAGAGGGCTGTTCTTTTCAGTAGCTGAACCAAAATTAGGGATGGCAAAAGGTACAGTCCTGCCTAGTGCAGAGCCACAGCATGTTCAGACACCTCCATGTGAAACCACAGCACAAGACCTAATACAAGAGATGCCAACCTCAGCGACGACAGAG GTGGACGTGCCTAGCCACAGCGAAGGATCAGCACTGGTCTCGATGTTCCGAGGAATGGGCATTGAGCCTTCAGTGACCTCATGGGGAAGAGGATCACTAGCACTGG GAAGGGGACCAATGGGAGATATTGGAGAGGTGAAGTTGCAGGGTGCCTTGCAGGGTGCCTCACTGGGTGTCATCAGCAGCCCAAAGAGTATCAGTCAATCTGAAGAAGTGGTGGGCAG GATTTCCTC TTTTCGTGGCCAAGGTTTGTCCGCTCAGATGATGACGGGGCTTGGAAGAGCATCGATGCCACAACTTGGTGTAGGAAGAGGACGTCCTTTACTTCCGTCTTTTCTTCCAGGTCATGTTAAGGATCCAGGCTCTGAAACACAACCATCCCCATACACTCATCTGTCTGATACAG GAACCATGCCCACCACCCCAGGCGTCCTGGAGCTTTCTACTGTTGCACCAGCTAAGATAGAGGTGGAAATGGAGGAAATCCG TGAGCCACCTAAAAAGGCTGGAACAAAAGGAGCTCCTATAACTATTAGCTCAAACCACATCCAGATTCTCTGCAAGAATGAAGCTGTTTATCAGTACCATGTTACATTTAC TCCAAATGTTGAATCGATGGGGATGCGTTTCGGCATGATGAAGGAGCACCGCTCGACCACAGGCGAAGTAGTGGCTTTTGATGGCTCCATACTCTACCTGCCTGTTAAGCTGAATGAC GTGGTCGTTCTCAAGAGTTTGAGACGGACTGATAATGaagaaatacaaattaaaatccaGATGACAAAGATTTTGCCACCAAACTCGGATCTATGCATTCCATTCTACAATGTAGTGCTCCgaag ggTAATGAAAATCATTGGACTGAAGCTGGTGGGGAGAAATCATTTCGATCCAGAAAGTGCAGTCATTGTTGGCAAACATCG GCTTCAAGTCTGGCCAGGCTATTCAACCAGTATCAAGCGCACAGATGGAGGCTTGTATCTGTGTGTAGATGTGACTCACAAAGTCCTGCGAAATGACTCTGTGCTTGATATCAT GAACATACTGTACCAGCAGAGCAAGGAGAACTTCCAAGATGAATGCACCAAAGAACTGATAGGCAGCATCGTGATCACTCGCTACAACAACCGCACCTACTGCATTGATGACATAGACTGGAAAAAATCACCCAAAGACACCTTCACTTTGATGGATGGCACAACTACCACCTTTGTGGACTACTACAG CAAGAACTATGGGATTACAATTAAAGAGATGGACCAACCTCTGCTCTTGCATCGGCCAAAGGAGAGGCTCAAGCCAGGAGGGAAG CAAGTAATTACTGGAGAGATCCTTTTAGTGCCAgagctgtccttcatgacagGTATCCCTGAGAAAATGAGGAGGGACTTCAAAGCTATGAAG GACTTGACAATGCACATCAACGTGAGTGGTCAGCAGCATGCTGAGTCAGTAAAACAACTTCTGAAGATCATCAATGCCAACTCTGAGAGTGTAAAGGAGCTTAGCCAGTGGGGTCTGGAGATTGGTTTAGAAATCATAAAG ATAAATGGTAGAACTCTGCCCCTTGAAACCATCTGTCTGCAGTCTTCATGCTTTGCCACCACTGCTGATGCATCCTGGTCCAGAGAGATTGTCAGAGATGCTTCCATCAGCTCT ATTCCCTTGAACACTTGGGCCATTTTCTACCCTCAGCGCTGTGCTGAGCAGGCTAAAGAGCTGGTTTCCACCTTTAACAAGGTGGCCAGGCCTATGGGGCTACAACTGGACCGACCCATTACCGTGGAACTGAGGGATGATCGTACAGAAACTTATGTGAAGAGCATCCACTCTCACCTCAGTAGTAAG CCCAATATGCAGCTTGTAGTGTGCATCATGGTTGGCAACAGAGACGATCTCTACAGTGCTATCAAGAAGCTCTGCTGTCTGAAAGATCCCATTCCGTCTCAG GCTATCAATGTCCGGACAATTGCCCAGCAACAGAAGTTGAGGAGTGTTGCTCAAAAGATACTCCTGCAGATAAACAGCAAGTTAGGAGGAGAGCTGTGGACTGTCAGTGTACCTCTG AAACACTTGATGGTTGTTGGAGTTGATGTCCACCATGACAGTAGCAAGgcacatcagtcagtcatggGTTTTGTCGCAAGTATGAACAG ctcaCTGACCCGCTGGTACTCCAGAGTAACTTTCCAGGCTCCCAGTGAGGAACTGATTGGTGGCTTCTGTGCTTGTCTATTGGCTGCACTACAAAAGTACTATGAG GTGAACCACAATTTGCCAGAGAAGATTGTGGTGTATCGTGATGGTGTGTCAGACGGCCAGCTGAAGGTGGTGGAGCAGTATGAGATACCACAGATGATCAAATGCTTTGAGAATTTCCCCAGCTATGAGCCCAAGCTGGTCTTCATTGTGGTTCAAAAGCGCATCAAAACCACTCTCTACGCATGGAACGCAAACAGCATTGAGTCTCCTCCACCGGGAACCGTTGTGGACCACACCCTGACTCAAAAAGAATG GGTGGATTTCTACCTCATGGCCCATCACATTCGCCAGGGCTGTGGACTTCCTACACGCTACATCTCTTTGTACAACACTACAAACTTGACACCAGACCATTTGCAAAG GCTGACTTTCAAGATGTGCCATTTATACTGGAACTGGCCCGGCACAATTCGTGTTCCAGCACCGTGCAAGTATGCACACAAACTGGCTTTTCTATCTGGCCAGTACCTCCACTCTGAGCCAGCCATTCAACTGTCAGACAAGCTGTTCTTCCTTTAA
- the LOC113138539 gene encoding dynein regulatory complex subunit 4-like, which translates to MAGQSSHPRPKATRKKQGKANQPKEEMPKAQVTETKEGTEYLIKEKKPAVVDGPSVAQKSKDELWEECISLQEELDRLQIQKKHFKIEIDKIHKSWGNSKRNLEESKASMREMLQLQEEAEKRHRTENKEHQQKLNQLEAAHHSEIFELKMAAIAMTSKTHKQHVQSEVELQKKMRLLQMDKEEKGTYSKIHVMVLKQKQQEELRQLNRSYQKQARDLQIQYNNKIQKIFEESSMLITQTGLNVIEDMKKHTTSVTMEFDKAWNEFNRSLEDKHNMWSKMRKLENGIYALEEKGKRMDVRMAKTIQENKCLTESLQEMERKMDENREKLEVLRHASVKRMEECQQEYDEMQKRQTKAILDVQQKSGLKALMLEKQIKAVTDIQEKEQLKLWVVLLCGQTDHTAAENIKKLFVSKDATIKGLKDDISRDLKVYDELVKKVKAFDISVDTWLPTGEIRSCVRKTSENNVPRKHMKFDDLMQELTALCIFEDTSLQKDIKELNPAGAECSQ; encoded by the exons ATGGCTGGACAG tCCAGCCACCCAAGACCGAAGGCAACAAGGAAGAAGCAGGGAAAGGCCAATCAGCCAAAAGAGGAGATGCCCAAGGCTCAGGTCACTGAG ACCAAAGAGGGAACCGAGTATTTGATCAAGGAGAAGAAGCCTGCAGTGGTGGACGGTCCTTCAGTGGCACAGAAGTCCAAGGATGAG CTGTGGGAAGAGTGTATAAGCTTACAAGAAGAGCTCGACAGGCTACAGATTCAGAAGAAGCACTTTAAAATAGAGATTGACAAGATCCACAAATCCTGGGGCAACTCCAAGAGAAACCTGGAGGAGAGCAAGGCCAGCATGAGAGAAATGCTCCAGTTGCAAGAGGAGGCTGAGAAACGccacagaacagaaaataaa GAGCATCAGCAGAAGCTGAACCAACTGGAGGCTGCACACCACAGTGAGATCTTTGAGCTGAAGATGGCTGCCATTGCCATGACCTCAAAGACCCATAAGCAGCATGTGCAGTCAGAGGTTGAGCTTCAGAAGAAAATGCGTCTTTTGCAGATGGACAAGGAAGAGAAAGGGACCTACAGCAAAATCCATGTTATGGTACTCAAGCAG aaacaacaggaaGAATTAAGGCAGCTAAATAGGAGCTATCAGAAGCAAGCCAGAG ATCTGCAGATCCAATAtaacaacaaaatacaaaaaatatttgaagaGAGCAGCATGTTGATTACACAAACTGGCCTCAATGTGATCGAGGACatgaaaaaacacaccacaagTGTTACAATGGAGTTTGACAAAGCTTGGAATGAGTTCAACAGATCCCTTGAAGATAAACATAACATGTGGTCAAAGATGAGGAAGCTAGAG AATGGAATTTATGCTTTGGAAGAAAAGGGCAAACGAATGGATGTGAGGATGGCAAAGACTATACAGGAGAACAAATGCCTGACAGAGTCATTGCAGGAAATGGAGCGAAAGATGGATGAGAACCGTGAGAAACTGGAAGTCTTGAGACATGCCAGTGTCAAACGCATGGAGGAG TGTCAGCAGGAGTACGACGAGATGCAGAAGAGGCAGACCAAGGCCATTCTGGACGTGCAGCAGAAAAGTGGCCTGAAGGCTTTAATGCTGGAGAAGCAGATAAAGGCTGTGACAGATATTCAGGAGAAAGAGCAGCTCAAACTCTGGGTGGTGCTTTTATGTGGACAGACAGAccacacagctgcagaaaacattAAG AAATTATTTGTGTCCAAAGACGCCACTATCAAGGGCTTAAAGGATGACATATCTCGAGATTTGAAG GTGTATGACGAGTTGGTGAAGAAAGTGAAGGCTTTTGACATCTCTGTGGACACGTGGCTCCCAACTGGTGAGATCAGAAGTTGCGTCAGGAAGACTTCGGAGAACAACGTTCCTCGCAAACACATG AAATTTGACGACTTGATGCAGGAACTGACAGCTTTGTGCATCTTTGAGGACACCTCTCTCCAAAAGGATATCAAAGAACTAAACCCTGCGGGGGCTGAATGCAGTCAGTGA